The genomic window TCTACTAGTAGtttgttcaaataatttagtcTTATGTCAAGTAAGGAAGTTTAAActctagaaaaataaaaacttcatttattcctaatttacatttttaggaAACAAGACTTCAATGTTTATCACTAGCTGGTACATATGAACGTGAATGGACTATGAATTCTGTTGTAAAGTACTTAAAAGTTATTGGAGGTTCGCCAGGCAAAGAACAAATTTTAGTTGGATTACATAATGgacaagtaatttttaattctagctttattattctcattaaatcaattaattctaaatgtatgatattcaTAGGTTTTGATGTTACACGTTAATAGTTTGGTAGTACagcaattatttaatgtaaataaaagcGTTCGTTGTTTTGATGTGAATATATCAATGGACAAAGCGGCTATTGTTGATGATGAAAATAAGTGTTCATTTTTTgatatgaaatcaaaaaagcTTCTTTTTCAAGTAAATCTAATGTAAAATTGTgtgacttaaaattaaatgttatgtaattttaGGAATCTGATATAACAAGTGTGGTTTGGAATTCAAAATTTTCTGATATGGCATGTTTTTCgggtaaacatatatttaatataaaagtaaatgaaTTTCCAGCTCATCAACAACGGatcatagtaataaattaatttaattatcataaaccacatttatataattttttatattaatgctttaatattttagggaCATGTAATAGGCATGTGGggatctaaaatattttctctaaatGATTCTATAGTATCTGTGATTGAAGTGGCATTATCAGTTCCATTATATCAATGtttagagaaaaaatattttaggtgtgtacaattgtttataaatacatacaatcaaaattatatttatttattttttagcaaaGCATATCAAATTGCCTGTCTTAATGTCACTGATACTGATTGGAAAATATTAGCTCGAGAAGCTTTAGAAAATTTTGAACTCTTAATTGCCAAGAAAGCTTTTGTTcatataaaagaattaaaatacttgGAGTTAATCACACTATATGAAGTAAGTTTgtttcacatattttttaaaatatatatttattataaattctaattagCATATAAgctgtatttgtttatttttatcaataacattttataccatcttttgtttttaattttaccatcagtagtataatacttttcaaaaaataaaatatgtatattgaattttaaattaatagcttagatatctttttaaatttgtgataaaataatcagcttatagatttataaaaattgtatttatttatacttaaatactttaaattataaaatcttataaaaatatagttataaatgatGTCATCAGTGGATAATTTGATTCTTTTTTGCCATGTATGCAAATCACATTGtggttttaactttaatattagaacaaTTTCTATCTATTGTTAaacttcattttaaaaatatgtttcaatttgtgtataataaattatgtgaatAGCTTACTTAAAGCTTAATAATAGCTGAATTCACAAAACaagatttatttagttttttgataCAGAAAACAAACAAATGCAAACTAGTgctattttaagaatattatattatattatgtaaaatatactataaacagCTATATGagtgcaatttaaaattttttaaaggaaAAAGGATCACATAATGATAAAGACAAACACTGTCTATTAGCTGATATACTTGCTTATGAAGGAAAGTTCAAAGAAGCAGCtagaatttatcaaaaatgggGTTTTGAACATAAAGCTTTCACTATGTTTACTGATTTGAGAATGTTTGATTTGGcacaagtattatattatatttgtttaataatttattgtatataaattttataatacatataaatgaatgttaatgtaaaataattatttggttcTTAGGAATTTATTGGATCAAATACTTCTGGTGAAAATAAGGAACTACTTATTAAACGTGCTGAATGGGCTATGAGTATTGATGAACATAAAGTAGCTGCAGAACTATATATTTCAGCTGAAGAATTTGACCGTGCTATTGATATTATGGTTCATAATTGTTGGAcacatatgtaattttttatttattgttcattaataatattttatattaagttattacatCAGAAAATAAGCTCAAATATAGGTTTGTCTCTAATAATCTAGGAAATagaagaaatgaaaaaaataagtttttaaggataaagttattattgatttatctatcaaattatgtagataataagaataatatgaaaaactcataatatttttatgttattaaactatgtggaataactaaaaactatttaacatattttgcaATTTCATAGGTTGTTAGAACTTGGACGTCACACTGACAAAGCTGAAGAAGTAGTTCTAAGTAGAATTGGTGATGAACTTCGTAAATTAGGTGATACAGAAAGCGCTGttgaaatatattctaaattggGCAAGGATATGGGACCTGACATGGTGTCATTGCATGTAGAGGCCCATAATTGGGATCAAGCTTTTGCCctagttgaaaaaaatccaATGTTTGCTCCTCTAGTATATTTACCTTATGCTGAATGGCTGGcagaaaatgataaatttgttgAAGCACAAAAAGGTATTTAGTTTATAGTCTTAtgctattatatttcttatgtatttttcctttttttttagcttttttgAAAGGTGGCCGTCCAGAACGTGCATTTCAGGTATTACAAATGTTAACTGAAAATGCTGTTGACGAACAACGTTTTCAAGATGCTGGtcattattattggttattaagtagacaatttttaaatattgcttCAAATAGGTAAATACTATCCTTAACTTAGTTATTTACTAACTAAGTGAATTaggtattaagttattaattcataagaaatatgtttaacaaaaagttatttattgcaGTAATAATCctgataaaatgataaaccAGTTCAATTTATATGACAAGTATGCTTCAATATATCATGCGTACAATGCTATTCACCGTTATATGGTTTGTACAGATGATTaaggattatttattattgagtacttatacttttattcaCACCATTTCTCATGTatcattttatagaaattagtGTTAATAgcagaaattaatattaaagtatttttttttaatttgtacagaTCAGAATAGTaatgttattgtaaataatatatatttataatttttttgtagtacagtacaataataaaaattaaatgacaaGTATTAGTTGTAAATTACGCAATTTTCAGTATTACatgaagttataataataactaattaattatagttctAGCATTGCATTATTGTCCACAATGAACTTActgtttattgatataaataataaatatatttcacatgtttttgtaatttgtctcttaaatagtacaattataaaacattgactatagtcatattaattataagttatgaaacttggatattaattgatataccTCTTGTATCAAACAGCCacatttgcaaaaaaaatatgtatggaaTATTTGAACAACCAAAATACTCCCTTTGATACTTggattatcaaataattataaagcatGATCATAATCTTTAATTTTCTAGTTGCTCATTTTCtctcatatattaattattttctgcaCTATTCATTTGCAGGAGGATCCTTTTATGTCATATCAACCAGAAACTTTATTCAACATATCACGATTTCTTATGAATGAGACAAAAAACTTACATCTAAAAGGAGTTTCAAAattgtaagttatttaatatcaataaaataatattgggtTATGTATTACTtcacttatatataaataataaattaccaaccaaatattttaatataaatgttaattgttttagtgcaatattatattcattatcaaAACAAGCTCTTACTATGAGGGCATTTAAGTTAGCTAGACAAATCTTAACAAAATTACAACAGCTGAGGATTCCTCCTGAATATCaagtactaatatttatttacatagtataaatttataagtataaaataaaatttttttatcatattactcTAGGATTATGTTGATCTTGCTTCATTGAGTATTCGTGCAAAGCCATTTCATGACAATGAAGATCTTTTATCGATGTGTTATCGTTGTTTGACTTATAATTCTCCAGTTGTTCAAACATGTATCACATGCAAccataagtttattttttcatacatcaAATTtggtttgtattattgtatgatagattattttccaaatattaattgaccacaaaacttgatttttcaatttaaataattgtttttagactgattttgtcaattttcataattttgtttttatttgatttatattagaaattttaCCATTAATTGAATTTCAATTGGAAGATTCTATATCAGATACTGaagcattaaaattaatacaaagtgCTTATGATGGAAGTAAGCCGAAAGAATCTGAAGATAAAGTTaatgatgtaaataaatttattttagatgaaGAAAATCAAGATCAACTAGTTGATCCATTTACATACAAACTTATGAATTATgaggt from Aphis gossypii isolate Hap1 chromosome 1, ASM2018417v2, whole genome shotgun sequence includes these protein-coding regions:
- the LOC114128530 gene encoding intraflagellar transport protein 122 homolog; amino-acid sequence: MHCIPIWLHKIQDKDKIQQCIYSICFSIDGSQLLATAGHDVLVYRSIDGHLLHTLKGHKENVICLTNAKNGKLFASGSADKTVILWSSKFEPVGKYNHNDTVQCMDFNSITHHLASCSSMEFGLYSLEQKSVQKYKILFKINTCAWSTDGQSLALGYDNGCISLRNRSGEEVANIELSDGQSIWAITWLSSRYNEDDILCITDWGQKLSFFNKYGSETSKNKNISLEALTIKTLCNDSYLLIGGCKGKCGIFSIEGIKLTEFEDKHSWIWASSVHPHSKFLALGCQDGTLAYYKIEFSVIHGLYQEKYAYRENMTDVVVQDLVTNKKVRIKCRDLVKKIAIYKDRLAVQLPSKVVVYESSLNQTSEMHYRIKEKMTDNAICNLLVVCSNNLVLCQETRLQCLSLAGTYEREWTMNSVVKYLKVIGGSPGKEQILVGLHNGQVLMLHVNSLVVQQLFNVNKSVRCFDVNISMDKAAIVDDENKCSFFDMKSKKLLFQESDITSVVWNSKFSDMACFSGKHIFNIKVNEFPAHQQRIIGHVIGMWGSKIFSLNDSIVSVIEVALSVPLYQCLEKKYFSKAYQIACLNVTDTDWKILAREALENFELLIAKKAFVHIKELKYLELITLYEEKGSHNDKDKHCLLADILAYEGKFKEAARIYQKWGFEHKAFTMFTDLRMFDLAQEFIGSNTSGENKELLIKRAEWAMSIDEHKVAAELYISAEEFDRAIDIMVHNCWTHMLLELGRHTDKAEEVVLSRIGDELRKLGDTESAVEIYSKLGKDMGPDMVSLHVEAHNWDQAFALVEKNPMFAPLVYLPYAEWLAENDKFVEAQKAFLKGGRPERAFQVLQMLTENAVDEQRFQDAGHYYWLLSRQFLNIASNSNNPDKMINQFNLYDKYASIYHAYNAIHRYMEDPFMSYQPETLFNISRFLMNETKNLHLKGVSKFAILYSLSKQALTMRAFKLARQILTKLQQLRIPPEYQDYVDLASLSIRAKPFHDNEDLLSMCYRCLTYNSPVVQTCITCNHKFIFSYIKFEILPLIEFQLEDSISDTEALKLIQSAYDGSKPKESEDKVNDVNKFILDEENQDQLVDPFTYKLMNYELKENTYQPIKVNKTILQSMSTTSIIVCKWPKPLKFKYYRNVLPGFSVTNCQNCFKMFHSDEYEVEILKLGYCPFCRTKTG